The proteins below come from a single Drosophila teissieri strain GT53w chromosome 3L, Prin_Dtei_1.1, whole genome shotgun sequence genomic window:
- the LOC122615812 gene encoding kelch-like protein diablo isoform X2, which translates to MGDLPGSGSTAQPRDAAVTGTGGNSTAGGGSSVGSTAVDRPPSPARLSHTSEKHPKVTLTELNMLRRHRELCDVVLNVGGRKIFAHRVILSACSSYFCAMFTGELEESRQTEVTIRDIDENAMELLIDFCYTAHIIVEESNVQTLLPAACLLQLVEIQDICCEFLKRQLDPTNCLGIRAFADTHSCRELLRIADKFTQHNFQEVMESEEFLLLPVGQLVDIICSDELNVRSEEQVFNAVMSWLKYNVAERRQHLAQVLQHVRLPLLSPKFLVGTVGSDLLVRSDEACRDLVDEAKNYLLLPQERPLMQGPRTRPRKPTRRGEVLFAVGGWCSGDAIASVERFDPQTNDWKMVAPMSKRRCGVGVAVLNDLLYAVGGHDGQSYLNSIERYDPQTNQWSCDVAPTTSCRTSVGVAVLDGFLYAVGGQDGVQCLNHVERYDPKENKWSKVAPMTTRRLGVAVAVLGGFLYAIGGSDGQCPLNTVERYDPRHNKWVAVSPMSTRRKHLGCAVFNNYIYAVGGRDDCMELSSAERYNPLTNTWSPIVAMTSRRSGVGLAVVNGQLYAVGGFDGSAYLKTIEVYDPETNQWRLCGCMNYRRLGGGVGVMRAPQTENYMWIRKDSVV; encoded by the exons ATGGGCGACCTGCCGGGCTCGGGCTCTACCGCTCAACCACGGGATGCTG CTGTCACCGGTACAGGTGGTAATTCCACGGCTGGTGGCGGCTCCTCCGTTGGATCAACGGCAGTGGACCGACCTCCGTCGCCCGCCCGCCTCTCCCACACGTCCGAGAAACATCCGAAGGTCACGCTCACGGAACTAAATATGCTACGGCGCCATCGGGAGCTCTGCGATGTGGTGCTCAACGTGGGCGGACGGAAGATCTTTGCCCACCGGGTCATCCTGTCCGCCTGCAGCTCCTATTTCTGTGCCATGTTCACTGGCGAACTGGAGGAATCGCGCCAGACTGAGGTCACCATACGCGACATCGATGAGAACGCCATGGAGCTGCTCATCGACTTTTGTTACACCGCCCACATCATCGTCGAGGAGTCGAATGTCCAGACCCTCCTTCCCGCCGCCTGCCTGCTTCAATTGGTTGAGATTCAGGACATCTGCTGCGAGTTCCTCAAACGGCAGTTGGATCCCACCAACTGCCTGGGCATCCGCGCCTTTGCCGACACACACTCCTGCCGGGAACTTCTTCGGATTGCGGACAAATTTACGCAGCACAACTTTCAGGAGGTGATGGAGAGCGAGGAGTTCCTGTTGCTCCCCGTCGGCCAGCTGGTGGATATCATTTGCAGCGATGAGCTGAACGTGCGCTCCGAGGAGCAGGTCTTCAACGCGGTCATGTCCTGGCTCAAGTACAATGTCGCTGAGCGGCGACAACATCTGGCACAG GTGCTCCAACACGTCCGTCTGCCTCTACTCTCTCCAAAGTTCCTGGTTGGCACGGTGGGCTCCGATCTCCTGGTGCGCAGCGACGAGGCCTGCCGGGATTTGGTGGATGAGGCCAAGAACTATCTGTTGCTTCCGCAGGAGCGACCGCTGATGCAGGGTCCTCGCACTAGACCGCGAAAACCTACTCGACGAGGAGAAGTCCTGTTTGCCGTGGGCGGATGGTGTTCCGGCGATGCCATAGCCTCCGTTGAGCGTTTCGATCCCCAGACCAACGACTGGAAAATGGTCGCTCCTATGAGCAAACGACGCTGCGGAGTTGGCGTGGCTGTGTTGAATGATCTACTCTACGCCGTGGGCGGTCACGATGGCCAGAGCTACCTGAACAGCATAGAGCGTTACGATCCACAAACGAATCAGTGGTCCTGCGACGTGGCACCCACCACTTCCTGCCGCACCAGCGTGGGTGTGGCTGTGCTCGATGGCTTCTTGTACGCGGTGGGCGGCCAGGATGGCGTTCAGTGTTTGAACCACGTGGAGCGGTACGATCCGAAAGAGAACAAATGGTCCAAAGTGGCTCCAATGACAACTAGGCGGCTGGGAGTGGCGGTAGCCGTGCTTGGAGGATTTCTCTACGCAATTGGCGGCTCGGATGGACAGTGCCCGTTGAACACCGTGGAGCGATATGATCCCAG ACACAACAAATGGGTAGCCGTCAGCCCGATGTCCACGCGACGCAAGCACTTGGGATGTGCTGTGTTTAACAACTACATTTACGCCGTCGGCGGGCGAGACGATTGCATGGAGCTCTCGTCCGCCGAGCGCTACAATCCACTGACCAATACTTGGAGCCCAATCGTGGCCATGACCTCCCGACGCAGTGGG GTTGGCCTGGCCGTCGTAAATGGACAGCTGTATGCTGTGGGCGGCTTTGATGGTTCCGcctatttaaaaaccattGAGGTCTACGACCCAGAGACGAACCAATGGCGTTTGTGCGGCTGCATGAACTACCGCCGACTGGGCGGCGGCGTGGGCGTGATGCGAGCCCCTCAGACTGAGAACTATATGTG GATCCGGAAAGATTCTGTTGTCTGA
- the LOC122615812 gene encoding kelch-like protein diablo isoform X1 — MGDLPGSGSTAQPRDAAVTGTGGNSTAGGGSSVGSTAVDRPPSPARLSHTSEKHPKVTLTELNMLRRHRELCDVVLNVGGRKIFAHRVILSACSSYFCAMFTGELEESRQTEVTIRDIDENAMELLIDFCYTAHIIVEESNVQTLLPAACLLQLVEIQDICCEFLKRQLDPTNCLGIRAFADTHSCRELLRIADKFTQHNFQEVMESEEFLLLPVGQLVDIICSDELNVRSEEQVFNAVMSWLKYNVAERRQHLAQVLQHVRLPLLSPKFLVGTVGSDLLVRSDEACRDLVDEAKNYLLLPQERPLMQGPRTRPRKPTRRGEVLFAVGGWCSGDAIASVERFDPQTNDWKMVAPMSKRRCGVGVAVLNDLLYAVGGHDGQSYLNSIERYDPQTNQWSCDVAPTTSCRTSVGVAVLDGFLYAVGGQDGVQCLNHVERYDPKENKWSKVAPMTTRRLGVAVAVLGGFLYAIGGSDGQCPLNTVERYDPRHNKWVAVSPMSTRRKHLGCAVFNNYIYAVGGRDDCMELSSAERYNPLTNTWSPIVAMTSRRSGVGLAVVNGQLYAVGGFDGSAYLKTIEVYDPETNQWRLCGCMNYRRLGGGVGVMRAPQTENYMWCENSFKQPNS, encoded by the exons ATGGGCGACCTGCCGGGCTCGGGCTCTACCGCTCAACCACGGGATGCTG CTGTCACCGGTACAGGTGGTAATTCCACGGCTGGTGGCGGCTCCTCCGTTGGATCAACGGCAGTGGACCGACCTCCGTCGCCCGCCCGCCTCTCCCACACGTCCGAGAAACATCCGAAGGTCACGCTCACGGAACTAAATATGCTACGGCGCCATCGGGAGCTCTGCGATGTGGTGCTCAACGTGGGCGGACGGAAGATCTTTGCCCACCGGGTCATCCTGTCCGCCTGCAGCTCCTATTTCTGTGCCATGTTCACTGGCGAACTGGAGGAATCGCGCCAGACTGAGGTCACCATACGCGACATCGATGAGAACGCCATGGAGCTGCTCATCGACTTTTGTTACACCGCCCACATCATCGTCGAGGAGTCGAATGTCCAGACCCTCCTTCCCGCCGCCTGCCTGCTTCAATTGGTTGAGATTCAGGACATCTGCTGCGAGTTCCTCAAACGGCAGTTGGATCCCACCAACTGCCTGGGCATCCGCGCCTTTGCCGACACACACTCCTGCCGGGAACTTCTTCGGATTGCGGACAAATTTACGCAGCACAACTTTCAGGAGGTGATGGAGAGCGAGGAGTTCCTGTTGCTCCCCGTCGGCCAGCTGGTGGATATCATTTGCAGCGATGAGCTGAACGTGCGCTCCGAGGAGCAGGTCTTCAACGCGGTCATGTCCTGGCTCAAGTACAATGTCGCTGAGCGGCGACAACATCTGGCACAG GTGCTCCAACACGTCCGTCTGCCTCTACTCTCTCCAAAGTTCCTGGTTGGCACGGTGGGCTCCGATCTCCTGGTGCGCAGCGACGAGGCCTGCCGGGATTTGGTGGATGAGGCCAAGAACTATCTGTTGCTTCCGCAGGAGCGACCGCTGATGCAGGGTCCTCGCACTAGACCGCGAAAACCTACTCGACGAGGAGAAGTCCTGTTTGCCGTGGGCGGATGGTGTTCCGGCGATGCCATAGCCTCCGTTGAGCGTTTCGATCCCCAGACCAACGACTGGAAAATGGTCGCTCCTATGAGCAAACGACGCTGCGGAGTTGGCGTGGCTGTGTTGAATGATCTACTCTACGCCGTGGGCGGTCACGATGGCCAGAGCTACCTGAACAGCATAGAGCGTTACGATCCACAAACGAATCAGTGGTCCTGCGACGTGGCACCCACCACTTCCTGCCGCACCAGCGTGGGTGTGGCTGTGCTCGATGGCTTCTTGTACGCGGTGGGCGGCCAGGATGGCGTTCAGTGTTTGAACCACGTGGAGCGGTACGATCCGAAAGAGAACAAATGGTCCAAAGTGGCTCCAATGACAACTAGGCGGCTGGGAGTGGCGGTAGCCGTGCTTGGAGGATTTCTCTACGCAATTGGCGGCTCGGATGGACAGTGCCCGTTGAACACCGTGGAGCGATATGATCCCAG ACACAACAAATGGGTAGCCGTCAGCCCGATGTCCACGCGACGCAAGCACTTGGGATGTGCTGTGTTTAACAACTACATTTACGCCGTCGGCGGGCGAGACGATTGCATGGAGCTCTCGTCCGCCGAGCGCTACAATCCACTGACCAATACTTGGAGCCCAATCGTGGCCATGACCTCCCGACGCAGTGGG GTTGGCCTGGCCGTCGTAAATGGACAGCTGTATGCTGTGGGCGGCTTTGATGGTTCCGcctatttaaaaaccattGAGGTCTACGACCCAGAGACGAACCAATGGCGTTTGTGCGGCTGCATGAACTACCGCCGACTGGGCGGCGGCGTGGGCGTGATGCGAGCCCCTCAGACTGAGAACTATATGTGGTGCGAAAATAGTTTTAAGCAACCAAATTCCTAA
- the LOC122615812 gene encoding kelch-like protein diablo isoform X3 produces the protein MLRRHRELCDVVLNVGGRKIFAHRVILSACSSYFCAMFTGELEESRQTEVTIRDIDENAMELLIDFCYTAHIIVEESNVQTLLPAACLLQLVEIQDICCEFLKRQLDPTNCLGIRAFADTHSCRELLRIADKFTQHNFQEVMESEEFLLLPVGQLVDIICSDELNVRSEEQVFNAVMSWLKYNVAERRQHLAQVLQHVRLPLLSPKFLVGTVGSDLLVRSDEACRDLVDEAKNYLLLPQERPLMQGPRTRPRKPTRRGEVLFAVGGWCSGDAIASVERFDPQTNDWKMVAPMSKRRCGVGVAVLNDLLYAVGGHDGQSYLNSIERYDPQTNQWSCDVAPTTSCRTSVGVAVLDGFLYAVGGQDGVQCLNHVERYDPKENKWSKVAPMTTRRLGVAVAVLGGFLYAIGGSDGQCPLNTVERYDPRHNKWVAVSPMSTRRKHLGCAVFNNYIYAVGGRDDCMELSSAERYNPLTNTWSPIVAMTSRRSGVGLAVVNGQLYAVGGFDGSAYLKTIEVYDPETNQWRLCGCMNYRRLGGGVGVMRAPQTENYMWCENSFKQPNS, from the exons ATGCTACGGCGCCATCGGGAGCTCTGCGATGTGGTGCTCAACGTGGGCGGACGGAAGATCTTTGCCCACCGGGTCATCCTGTCCGCCTGCAGCTCCTATTTCTGTGCCATGTTCACTGGCGAACTGGAGGAATCGCGCCAGACTGAGGTCACCATACGCGACATCGATGAGAACGCCATGGAGCTGCTCATCGACTTTTGTTACACCGCCCACATCATCGTCGAGGAGTCGAATGTCCAGACCCTCCTTCCCGCCGCCTGCCTGCTTCAATTGGTTGAGATTCAGGACATCTGCTGCGAGTTCCTCAAACGGCAGTTGGATCCCACCAACTGCCTGGGCATCCGCGCCTTTGCCGACACACACTCCTGCCGGGAACTTCTTCGGATTGCGGACAAATTTACGCAGCACAACTTTCAGGAGGTGATGGAGAGCGAGGAGTTCCTGTTGCTCCCCGTCGGCCAGCTGGTGGATATCATTTGCAGCGATGAGCTGAACGTGCGCTCCGAGGAGCAGGTCTTCAACGCGGTCATGTCCTGGCTCAAGTACAATGTCGCTGAGCGGCGACAACATCTGGCACAG GTGCTCCAACACGTCCGTCTGCCTCTACTCTCTCCAAAGTTCCTGGTTGGCACGGTGGGCTCCGATCTCCTGGTGCGCAGCGACGAGGCCTGCCGGGATTTGGTGGATGAGGCCAAGAACTATCTGTTGCTTCCGCAGGAGCGACCGCTGATGCAGGGTCCTCGCACTAGACCGCGAAAACCTACTCGACGAGGAGAAGTCCTGTTTGCCGTGGGCGGATGGTGTTCCGGCGATGCCATAGCCTCCGTTGAGCGTTTCGATCCCCAGACCAACGACTGGAAAATGGTCGCTCCTATGAGCAAACGACGCTGCGGAGTTGGCGTGGCTGTGTTGAATGATCTACTCTACGCCGTGGGCGGTCACGATGGCCAGAGCTACCTGAACAGCATAGAGCGTTACGATCCACAAACGAATCAGTGGTCCTGCGACGTGGCACCCACCACTTCCTGCCGCACCAGCGTGGGTGTGGCTGTGCTCGATGGCTTCTTGTACGCGGTGGGCGGCCAGGATGGCGTTCAGTGTTTGAACCACGTGGAGCGGTACGATCCGAAAGAGAACAAATGGTCCAAAGTGGCTCCAATGACAACTAGGCGGCTGGGAGTGGCGGTAGCCGTGCTTGGAGGATTTCTCTACGCAATTGGCGGCTCGGATGGACAGTGCCCGTTGAACACCGTGGAGCGATATGATCCCAG ACACAACAAATGGGTAGCCGTCAGCCCGATGTCCACGCGACGCAAGCACTTGGGATGTGCTGTGTTTAACAACTACATTTACGCCGTCGGCGGGCGAGACGATTGCATGGAGCTCTCGTCCGCCGAGCGCTACAATCCACTGACCAATACTTGGAGCCCAATCGTGGCCATGACCTCCCGACGCAGTGGG GTTGGCCTGGCCGTCGTAAATGGACAGCTGTATGCTGTGGGCGGCTTTGATGGTTCCGcctatttaaaaaccattGAGGTCTACGACCCAGAGACGAACCAATGGCGTTTGTGCGGCTGCATGAACTACCGCCGACTGGGCGGCGGCGTGGGCGTGATGCGAGCCCCTCAGACTGAGAACTATATGTGGTGCGAAAATAGTTTTAAGCAACCAAATTCCTAA